TAAACAGCAGATTTATTTGACAGGAAAATCGTAGGTTCAGAGATGAACTAGTGAGGAAAAGCAACACACGCAGGTTACACAGAAAATCAGCATAAAGACGCAACCTCAGGCTTTACACTCCTGCGTCTGCTGAACTCCCTTTTCTCATACAAGTTACTTACTGCTGCTGGACGGCTTCCCAGCGTGCCCTTGGCCTAGCGGGGATCCAGTATTTCACAGGCAGTACCCTACTTCAGTGCTGGCCCTCTGTTTCTGGCTCCCCTTCACTTTAGCCCCTCTTCCCTTTTAATAGAAGttgctgttttctttcttttctttttctctctcacattGTGGTAATTCCTGATTACCCAATGGGGAGGGGAACTCCCCTTTCTTTGGTTTTCTTGGAGTTTtaatgtctttccattgactttcatgatCCGCCCTTGTCTTTCCCTGGGTTGTAGGATGCTCGGTGCCTGGAGTTAGTTTCGTGTAAACAGCTAGTCTGGGTGGCGTCCCTCCTCGCCTGTTGGCTTCACTCCCTGTTGTGAGGCGATGCCACAAGTACAACTTTCTACACAAAGGTACACGCGTACGTTCAGAACTCTAACCTGGATACAGATCGCCTAATCACCACCAAGTTCAGaacattgcaagcttccataaAAGACGTTGCCTGACATATATTTATACACCATAACCTTGTATACAACCAGTTGATTCacttgcttattctttggggttcagcTCCCCTGTTCTTCCATtggggtgtctggggggtgtggaCACTGCGCTTCTGAGGCTTCCAGTAAGACACCCAGTTTGCGTCAGTCAAAGTAATGTGAACCTCTGCCCCGTCTCATTTCACCCAAGCCATCAAACAGCCAGTGGGGCTCCCACCGGGTTGTCTTGAACCAGGTTGGGTTTGAATCGACGAGGCTCTATATCCATCTACCAGtctcctgagccatccagttccCCTCCTGCAGTGCCACTGGATAATTAACAGGGAATGCAAAGCTTCCAATGCAGGAGCAATGCCTAGAATGTGTGGCTGTTACCAACCGGAGAAATGCTTGGAGTTATTTCTAATCCAGTAGATCATTATATGCCAGTAATCTCATCCAGAGGGAAATCAAGTTAATGGCAGATAGAGAGTATAAGCCATAGGAAAGCTAAGCTCTCTGGCTTTGAGGATGTGAAATAAAACCAAGAACCAaagaccacattttaaaaataacacataAATACGTTCAGAATCGTCTTGGTTTGTGGaatcattttcctttttattcttcTGACCTTGCAGGCTCTAACGGGAGGACCTGGCTAATTCACACTAGGCACAGGGAGACCTGTCATCTAGATTCTAGGAACTAGGGAGTAAGTGAATAAGCGCAGTaggaaaaagaaaatctaatgcatcaGAATAGACTTTGCTTCTTGTTAGACCTGTCAAGGGCACCTGCCCTCAGAATGTGGTGTTGTTTGTAGCCTTTGGGTCCATGTGAACTGCTTGCTGCTCCTTAGCACCTGAATCACCAGGCAGCAAATATCGCACTCATCCCTCCAGCTAGAAGTTTGCACCCCAGCCTCCCAGTCACAGAGCTGGCCACAGAGACCCATGTATTTGTGGCCTCCAGGCTCCGTTTGTTGCAACTCATTATATCTAGGGATGCAGCCCCAGGCCCTGTAAGAGCAGCAACCAAGATAAAGTGAAGAAACTCTTCTACAGCAGAGGTTGCTTCAAACTCCTCACCCTGGTGCCCCTCTCTCTGTGCTCTGAATGTTTCTTTGTTTTCCGCAAGTCTGGAGCCTTAGGGCTTCAGACCTGTGTAGCAGTTTAATAATGAAACCTCCTATTTTATTTTAGCTTGGCATCTAAGCTTGTAGAAACATCTCTGTCCGtgtgggtgtttctgggtgttTGGGGTGGGACAAGAGGGAGATCTGAGTTCAGATTTCTGTTGCTGAACTTGCTTTTATGGAGAAAGCATCCAATGGCCTGAGCTAATAATTTTTCATGGAGCATTCTTTACTCAGTAAGTGTTGCTGATGAGAGAAATAGCAATGATCAGGtcagactgagggcttgtctacatagaggCATCcagaaaaattaatctgaattaagtaaaatgtaaatatgaagtggattagttaaaccacattaaatctCTGTGTAGACTCTTTTTagttcagaattaaagtggccttcgttcagtttagtttaattcactttggaagtagATTGATAaactgaatgaaggccactttaattctgaattacggtatccacacagggctgtaatgcagtttaactaatccacttcaaattcacacgtTTAGTTAGTTCAGATTAATTTTTGTGGCTGTTCCCGTGTAGAAGAGTCCTTAGAACGTGAAACTGCCCGAAGTTGTGCTCTTGTGCTCTCCCTAGGAATCAGAAGATGCAGCAAGTTACTGTCATTCTGCCTACAATGGTAAATGTCAAACTATCTGTCTTAAGGTTTTCTCCTGCTgtccatcaccgtagtatctgagcaccttcatGTAAAAGCAATAGCAACAGTAAAGGGCCTTGCGGATAGCCACATTAACGTTTCTTGCATGCTGTTGGCAATGCATGCCCAAAAGCACGAGCCTGGGTCCCCAATAATATAATGAGGTCTAAATATTTTTCTAGATGAAAGACTTTTGGCCATTGGGAAACCATCCACAATTCAGAAATGTTGTCCGGAGCAGAGAGCTCAGTCTGTGCAATGGCACTTGGACTGTTTCCTGGCAGTGCTAGTGGGGTGAATGCTGGCCAATCGTGATGACTGGTACCATTCACCCAGTGCAGCATCTCTGTGCTCAAGGGAACAATGGCACCAGGAAATGGCCCTTTGGACCTGAAAGCCAGCTGCTTCCAAAGCTCATCCATTTGGAGTGAGGAAAGGGTTGTCCGAGGCTGTTCTCTGTGCCCCGGTGAAGTTTAGTACAAGGTGTTTCTCtgcttttaatgttttctctccTTCAGCAGCATTAACATGTACAGAGCCTGAAGAGAGACAGGCAAGGGAAGCAATTGCCAGTCTGTCCAGGTTTGCGGAAACTGGATCTATCTAGAAACAGCAAGCCACCAATTTGAAGACTGGCCTAAATGTGATCAGTCCCATCCAGCAAGTCGCTACCATCCATGATAAAACTGAGTTTCCATTTCGGAACATCCCATTTCCCTTCATCTTCTGCTCAGCCTGGCTAACTCATCGAATCCCTGCCGGGACAGAGTGAGCGCGCTTCTGAAAGCTGGCCTCTGTCCTGCAACATGGCTGCACCGTGAACCTTTTAGGTCGAGTCCCAAGGTGTTCAGCTCCTCCAGCTGTTGAGTGGATGTTGAAGGCACCTCAGCACCTTGCCATGGACTGGAGACCTGCTCTGCCTTTCTGTCCCTTCTGGCAGATTGATGCAGCTGTAAATAATGCAGTGGCTGCCTTGAGCCAGTGAAGCCAAAGGAATTCCTTCACCCCTCCTGGGGCAGTGACCGTGAAAGAGGTGGGAAGGCCCGAGCTGTGTGTGACTCACTAACACACCACAGGGTCCTCCCCTCACTTTCCACTGCTACTGCTTGTAACAAAACCAGTCGTGGATTCACGTACCTCGACTGGAATgacctcctttccccccccccccccccatgactaTGAAGAAGCAAGAACAATAAAACACAGAATGTGTTTCCCGCTGGATCCTGGAGCACGTGCTCACATCTGTTCTTTATTGTGCTGAACTTTTCATCTGCAAATAAGGGGCGAGCTCTTGAattgctgtttttaaataaatgtgccTGTGTTAACTGGCATTGGCAGTGCAGCATGCATAAAATATCCTACCCGTGGTCCCCAGGTGCACATACTCTAGTGTGGTCCATGTGAGGCTATACAGGCAAACGAACTTGACTGGTGCCATCCAagctccattgaactcaatagcaaaattcccattgagttcaatggagccaggatttcacctgattATATCTGGGTGTTTTATCCCATCTTATTATACAGAGACCTTGtaaactgtttctttttttcttacagGGATGGTGTTTATGGCTTccattttcaacaacaaaaaccctccttttttccccctgttacTAGCActaattaaaactgcaattcTTTAAAAAAGACAACTTTAATTTGTCaccatttctgcttttttttttttttccctccagtgtCTGCATTTCTCAGTGAAATCAGACCAGTCACTTTCACGCTTTGTTTCTAATCATTTGCATTCTAGTTCCCATGCATGCTAAGGTTTCTTGCTTGGGTTTCCAGATTTGTGCAGGCTATTTGAATGAATAAAGAAAGGGCCTGAAATATAGAGtgatctaggtatacttaatcctacCTCAGTTCAAGGAaatggtctagatgacctctccaggtcccttccagccctacatttctgtgcttCTATAACAAAAGGGAACATTTGTACTGATAAATTGTGTAAACTTTTTTCTTCCTTAACGAAGTCACATTTTGGGTTTGTAACTAGATAAAAATCCCATCTGATGTTGAACTGTACTGGGCTAGCACTAGTCTCTTTATAACCAACGTGTACCCAGAGATCTGCGGAGGAGGAGTCTACTAAAACCATTTTGATTTCTTTCCACAGCCGGAAACTGACTTCTTTGGGCGCCAGCTTGTTAAGAAGCAGGTGTCTCCATCAGCAGGTATGTGTAGAAAAGGCATGATATTAGTCAGGAGAGATGAAAGGAAACTGGGAACATGTGCTGTAGTAGAAAGCTTTGCAATATCTTCTGTGGTTCCATAATGCTGAAATAAGACAGACTGTGGTTCCTCAAAAGGGTGGATGGAGCTGGGGAGCAATTTCCATGGTGTGTTTTGCAACTGTCTGACAACATTTATGTATAGGGGAGGATTGGAAAGAAACTTGGACCAGTCCAGTCCCTACATGGAGCAGCTATGGTAGGATATTTCATTATGGAAGTACCCAAAGGCCCAGTTAATGAGTGATAAATATGGCTGCGGTTCTGCTCCTTCAAATGTTTTAGGCAATAATTttacttagggcatgtctatgctATAGCTGTGTTGTAGCGTAGACACTTCCTCCACTGACAGAGGGAATTTCCCTGCAGTTCATCCATCTCTGAGAGACAGGAGCTACGTAGACGGAACAGTTCTTCCGTTCACCTAGCTGCATCTGTGCCAGCGGTTAGGTCGACCGAACGGTTGTGGTCAGGGCGGGACAtttctcacacccctgagtgacgtagccAGATTGATCTAATTTTGAAATGTGGACCAGAGCTTTGCAAATTTATGCAAGATGCTTAAGTGTGTGTAGGACCAGGGGCTTTGAATGTAAGAACCAAGTTCTGAATGCACTTTAGTGTGGCGTAGTGAATTGACTGTGGGAGCACTCGTAGTAAGCACTACGCCCGGCAGTAATGTTTGCAGGTGCCGTCCTTTTCAGTGTCTTATTGGTACTTCCTTGAGAGTCTGTTGCCTAAACTTTAAGCCTTTCCCATTTTAAGTCCGTTGATTTAATTGTATTATCGtatcttctctccccacccaccaaCCTTCTCTGGTTACCATCAGCTAATCAAACGTCCGAGCACGACTCTGTTGAAAAACAAATTGGAAAGGCTGTTGGAAAGAGCGATGTTTGGTTCCGCTTTAATGAAGGGGTTTCGAATGCCGTCAGGCGGAATATTTACATTAAGGATTTGCTCTAGTGATGATGTAAAGAAATGAAACCAAAGAAACAATACATACAGAACAGAAAGGAAAATGTGACTCTTAGCTTTCTGAAGAACATGTATGGTTCATGAGAACTTTCTGGCTTTTAGTTTCTATTCAGCTGTTtgtaaaaactaaataaataagcaaaataaatgtttttgaaCATTTGTGAAGTATTGCtttgtttatttcatttataaACCCTTAGTTCTCGTATTTCGCCGGCTTTGCTGCAAAATTGTATATTCTACAATATACAAAAAAgtattgaaattttttttataaaagtgtttttcttttacaAAGGCTCTGCGAGGTTCACAGAAGCATAGTTAAGCTCAAGCTTAATTGAAAACTACAGGATAAATCAAGAGAAACCTTCTGCCCGTTGTTTGACATTGCTTTTCAAGTCCCCATTCTGATGCTGCTAATCAGCCATTCTCCAATACATTGCATCTCTTACCAATTTACTCTTATGGCATGTGCTTTTTCAGTATAAAAAAGAATCGCTtctactaataaaaataataagacaAGATGAGGATAGTGTTTGTACAGTTAGTCATATTAGgaaactaataaaaaaaatttacattcaGAGTTAATGCAAACTTGAATATCTCAGGAGGAAGCCATTTTGTCAGCCATGGCTGCTTGGGAGTGAAGTTGTATTTAGGTACATTAGAGTATGgtacattttcctttttccacCCAAGGGTTGCTTTTCATCAGCTCTGGATTCAGAAATGGGTCTTCTGGAATGCTATCTTCTATCCACTTCATCAACCTGCAGAGAAGAGGGGAGAGGCGGGGCAGTTAAATGGCTCTGTGCGTTTCTCGTGGTCTTATTCTGGCTGAAGTGGAGCTAGAACGTTTCTTTTCATCGTTATGCAGTAATGATACTTAGCGTCCCCATGGCATCTCTCAGTCGGCCGTCCTGTCAGGTAGGTAAAATACTAGTATCCTCAAAAGACCAGGGGGCTAACCAGATTGCCCACGGCTACACAGAGAGTCAGGAGTGTGACTGTGAAGAGAACCCAGCCGTCCCACCTTCTCTAACGCTAAACCCTCAACGCCCAGACTCTGAGTTTCCCAGGGCTGTGGGGTTGCTGCCGTTGGAGTAAGCTGAATCGGATGCAGCACACAGCATTGTCCAGGGTGGTGGCGAAGCCCTGTGGGCTGTTCTGTGGTGTTGGGAGCAGGAAACTTAGCAGGTGAGCAGCGGTTCTTGCATTTTGAGGCTATATTTGGCTCTTTAGTTTTGTCCGTCCCTCGCACCCAGTCTCAGCAGGCTGCCCTTGGGATGTCTGAGTGGGTGAGCTGCCCCCAAGACTCCTGGCACCGTGTTCAGCTACACTTACAACTTTCTGTCCTGACTTCACTTCTCTTACTTTTCAGAGTATCTTCCCTTTCACGTGTCTTGCTGACTACGCCCCTCCTCCTTCTTACTCTCCCCCACATACCCAAAGGGTGTAGCCTGTTGGAGGCAGAGCACAGAGAAGTGTGGGGTGGCAGGTCTCTGCGTGAGCTTCCGACCCTGGGCATGTGACCTGTTCGCATAGTCAGATCTGTGAGGGATCAcagggagggaaggtgggtggCTTCCACCCCTTTATTGATAGAAGCAGCAGCGTATCTGccgtgtgtttgtgtatgtgtgtggagcTGAGATTCTGTGGCTCCCACATCCACACCCGCAGTGATCAGGCACAAGGGTGCATGTACAcccgctcccccccctcccccggctgatCTGGTGCCTTCATGATGGGGATCTGGCATAACTGCAGATGCTACAGGCATAAAAAGTTCTGTTACGAGTTCTAAAGTGTTAGGCAAATCACGTCCCCAGGTCTCTGAGGTCCACACATCCTCCTGAACGGGCGGTAGCGACAGGCTCAGTTACAACGGTACACGTTTTTCAGTAAAAAGAGCCTTGCGTCCCAAAAGATCCTAGAGAGCTTTGCAGCTTTAAGCTCTTTGAAAGTTGCCACCTGGAGCAGAGCGGTTTGGGGAACCGTCTTAAGTGGTGTTGGTGCCCCCGTTGCCTTCCGGTGACCAGGAGACCCCAGACTCGGGTAATTGGAGAAGACAAATGAGCAGATAATTTTTCAGCTACTTTGTTTCCAGAAGGCATGCCTCCGCTACAGCACAGCGTGGGTCACATTTTAATAACGCGATTGTCTCTCGGATGCCTCACTCCCATTCATGATGGCGTGGACCTATGGTCCCCTCTCATTCACGATCACCTAACACCTCCAGACTACAGTGATTATACGGGAAAGTAACAGCCCTGAAGCATTTAAGGTCCTCCGAATTTCTGCTAATGTGCATTAGCAGCTGAAAATGAGGAGTCAGCATCGTGTGGCCTGTCAGCCTTCTGCAGACCACAGcttgagaacctctggtttaaAACTCCTTGGCTTTGAACTGTGCCATTCACACACGCAATGGGTTACCCATcaggagattaatttttttttttaatacgaGCAAGTGTATTCTAAAGCTTGGAAGATCACTGCCCAGAGTGTGAAACACAAAGGCTTAAGTGTACAGGACAGGTCAGGGCTGAATGTCTTTATCACCAAGCTGTGGAGGAGATTGTAACAATGCAATGCATTTTAATGAACATCTCTCATTTCTTTCATCCTGCAGGAAACCACTGGCCTCTGCTAGATTTGCCATCCTCCTCCCAGAATGCATCATTCGGAGATGCCACTGGTACCAGAACCATTTGGTTTCACCTGATATTCATGACCGTCCAGAATGCTGTGTTCTGGGGCACAGTTGGAAGGTTTCAGAGACGAATCAAGCTACTAATCAGCCTGTAATCTGTATTTCTCCCTCCACAGCCTGGTGAGGAAAAGTATTCAGCACACAGGGCTGGGCCCGCTTCAGATTTCGCCAAGGCTTTGTCGCTCGCGCTTGAAAGCAGCTGCTGTTAAACTTGTGAGCGTTGTCTCTGCAGCCATTCGGCAGTGACCCTCCCCTGGCCAGCACCCACAGCCCGGACTGTCGCAGCCCGCTGAGACGACCCCCGCAGTCAGAACGGGGCCCGGTGTGTGAGTTTGGATTGCAGCCCTTTGCTGTTAAACCCGTTACTGTTCAAGTGCTGAGGGTACCGATTTGAGCGGGGCACGGTGAGCCTGCACTGTCCAGACAGTCATGTGCTGTTACAGCCGCTtatggggtggggatttggggactACACCAGGTGGAGGTGAGCGGGTGTTTGACATTAGTACCTCACTCACCGTCTCTATTCTTGTGGAAACAACACTCGGGGCTCCACGTGCAATAGCCAGTCTCATAAACAAGCACTTGAAAGGGGCCCCAAAGTTCCTGCGGCAAATTTATTCATCCCGCAGAGACCAGGCTCggcttttttcttttgcagatgaGTTTCTAGGGCAGGTTTCACTATATTCTTACAGGTGATTGTTAATAATTTGAGTGTGCCGAGGGGCGCCAGTCAAGGACCATGTACTAGGTGCAGTACAAATACAACATAAAAGTCCGTGCCACAAACTAAGATGAGAAAACGGATGCAGGCAGACGGGGGAGTATGAGGAAACCATGAGACGATATAGGTCAACGGGATGGGCAGTGATCGCAACACACCAGTTGCCTAACCACTGTAACATTTGTTGTAGGCTtcacagcagaggagagttttaaaGAGGGTGTTGAAGGAGGACAGTGAGCTGGCTTTGTGACTGGAGACCTGGAAGGATTGCAACCTTAGCAGTACACAGGAAGTGAGTCACCGGGCACGGTCATGACTGTGTGGACTTTCAAATCTCTGCTAACGATTTAGCCCCCCTCCACACTTCAGCTAGAGGTTGCAGTGTTGCTGGCTTTCTCAATATttggtattttgtttttaaagccccCGTCCCAGAGTCAGGTGAGTCTGTGCGAATCTCAGCTTTCAATAAAGACATAACCCCCATAGCAGCTCAGAAACCCCACGGCAAATAAAAAGAGCCCAGCCTTTGTTGTTTCTCTCGTTTTCTGGGCAGGCTCCATGTTTGTTTGAGGATTTGGAGCTGCTGATGTAACAGGTGAGAGATTTCTCAGCATCCCTCTGTGGGGAGCAATCTCAAAGCCCGAAGGGGTGGGAGCTTTCTGTGGGGCAGAGGATGAtgcaaaggcagctgcatctgaTGCTATGGGAACATCAGTCTGGGAGCAGTTGGGTCGGCACTTCTGCTATCTAGATAGGTCTTGAGTTGGATTCTTAGAGCTACCAGGGCTTAAATGAACAGTGCAAGGCTCCTTTCTCAAAAGAATTTGCACAACACTACAAAGATTTGGAACTTAACAAAGTCATTAAAGTCGTATGAATTTTTCCAGAAGCCAGGAGAGATGCCTAGAATGGAATAGGTCCTGCCACATGCACTATGGAGTTGTCCCCAGTGCAATAAGTTTTATAATACACAAGCACCTGACagagcagattttcaaaggtaaatGCAAATTCAGTGGCAGCTCCCTCTCTCTTGCACCGGCAGATGCCTCCCTTTGCACATGTATTTGGCACAAGTGTTGCAGAGCGACTCTGTTGTACATGCACTTATCCAGCCTATGGGTGCGGAGAGGGGAAGTAATGTTTCTAGGTGCACTtccagcctggctctgcagggagcaCTATCTGCAGGCCTGCTGGGCGCTGAGGGGTGCATGGCCCCCATTAAATCTGGACTAAAGCAGGAACCCTGCAAGCTACCACCACCTCATGAGCAGGTCACCAAAGTGGAAGGGTCCTTTGCTTTCTAATCCAgggggaaagagctgagaaaCAGCTGATCCAACCCAatcatggctaaaacagagctaaACTAAAGTTAGGTGCAGACATATGTTAACCTAGCATATCCCTTATCCTGGGCAAATCTTTCCTGCTGGCCTGGTCTTCTTGATGCCAATTTATTTCTGGCAAAGGGCGCTGGATTCAAGACCCTGGAGTCTGCTGTCCTatgtggggccagcagcagggcccACTTCCCACAGGgcctgccaatgcacctcactcCTCCCAACTATGCGGAGCACCTAGAGGGGTTTTCTTGTCTCCGAGTCTATCTCATCTTTAGCCTTTCTGCTGAGGCTGCTGACAGAGAGAgcaaaattctcagctggtgcataTCAGCACGGCTCCATTGACCTGAAAGGAGCTACTCCAATTTATATCAGTGTGGTCCAAAGTGCCTGTTAGAGTGACCTGTTTGAGATGAGGGCGTATATCCACTAGGCCTTGGTCTGAGACCCACCAACTCGTTCCATGTGGGCTACTGAACGGCCGCCAGAAGGGGCCAGGGGAAAGCATTGACTCACTCAGGTATTGTTTTAGAAGACATCTCCCTCTTGTAAGCCAGTTGGTATTTCAGGCTGTCTACTTCCTTCTTCCACTGCGGGAGGTCCCATTCATCCATGGTGGCAGGTCTTAACGAATGTCCTTTCTAATGTGGAAGCAACCTGGGCTGAAAAAACAAAG
The Lepidochelys kempii isolate rLepKem1 chromosome 10, rLepKem1.hap2, whole genome shotgun sequence DNA segment above includes these coding regions:
- the GNG13 gene encoding guanine nucleotide-binding protein G(I)/G(S)/G(O) subunit gamma-13 isoform X8; translation: MDEWDLPQWKKEVDSLKYQLAYKREMSSKTIPELMKWIEDSIPEDPFLNPELMKSNPWVEKGKCTIL